The Streptococcus oralis region GGCTCAGAGGCAACGCTCAAAAATGTTAGCTACATCAAGGTAGAAGAAACCAAAGCTAAATCACTTGAGACGAAAAGCTACAAGGCTTATGACATTCATTTATATGACGCAAACGGCAAGGCTATTCAGCCAAATGGCATGGTTTTAGTGACCCTTTCTGCTGATAAGCCAGTTGAAAATGTCTACTATGTTGCCCCAGATGGCGCTTTGCAAGCACTTGATTTCAAGCAAGATGCAGATAAGGTGACTTTTGAAACCAACCACTTTAGTATCTATGCAATGACATTCAAAAATGTTGCTGCAAATCGCAATGACAGTAGCATACAAATGCCTATTGCTGTTGTAGGTGGTGAAAATACAACAACCACAGCTCAAAATAGCAATGGAGCAGATACCACAAAAGCACAAGCTACACCGCTAAATACCAAGACTGAAGTTGGGTCGAAAGCCCTACCAAACACTGGCGAACAAAATTCAATTCTTGGATTTGCAGGTTTCCTCCTTGCAAGTCTTGGTCTAGCAGGCTTGACTTACAAAGGACGTCACTAAAAAATAATACAAGACAAACAAAGGACTTGAACGATTGTTCAGGTTCTTTTTGGAATGAAAAAAATTGAATCATTTAAAATTTAAAAGCTACTATTTTTAGTCTTATTTAAGTTATCTGCTTTAAAATATGGTATAATGATTGAGTCGGTCTAGAGAAATTTTCGACCGTTTTTAGAAAAAGGAGTAAAAATGAAGAAAAAACTTATGGCAGGAGCCATCACACTTTTATCAGTAGCAACACTTGCAGCTTGTTCAAACAGTTCTGAAGGAAAAGATTTGATCAGCATGAAGGGCGATGTGATTACAGAGCATCAATTCTTTGAAGAAGTAAAGAACAATCCAACTGCGCAACAAGTCTTGCTCAATATGACCATCCAAAAAGTATTTGAACAACAATATGGATCAGAGGTAACGGATAAAGATGTGGATGATGCCGTTGCTGAAGAACAAAAGAAATACGGCGATAGCTACAACAGCGTGCTTCAACGTGCAGGTATGACACCTGAGACTCGTAAAGCTCAAATCCGTACCAGCAAATTGGTTGAATTGGCAGTTAAGAAGGCTGCTGAGAGTGAGTTGACAGACGAAGCTTACCAAAAAGCTTTTGAGTCTTACACACCAGATGTAACAGCTCAAATCATCCGTTTGGATAATGAAGACAAGGCAAAAGAAGTACTTGAAAAAGCTAAAGCAGAAGGTGCAGATTTTGCTCAGTTGGCAAAAGACAACTCTAACGACGACAAAACAAAAGAAAATGGTGGAGAAATCACTTTTGACTCTGCTTCAACAGAACTTCCAGAACAAGTCAAGAAAGCAGCTTTTGCTTTGGATGTGAACGGGGTTTCTGATGTGATTACAGCTACTGGAACACAAGCCTACAGCAGTCAGTTCTACATCATCAAAGTAACGAAGAAAACAGAAAAATCTTCTAATATAGAGGATTACAAAGAAAAATTGAAGACCATCATCTTGACTCAAAAACAAAATGATTCTGCCTTTGTTCAAGGAGTAATTGGTAAAGAATTGCAAGCTGCAAACATCAAAGTCAAAGACCAAGCCTTCCAAAACATCTTCACCCAATACATCGGTGGTGGTGACTCAAGCTCAAGTAGCAGCTCTTCATCTAACTAAGAACTTAAAATACAAATCTCAAGAGAGGTTTGTATTTTTTATGCTTGAAACTAGAAAATGAGTAAAATTCGAAGGATTAAAGGATAAGAGTTTTTTTCTTTCTGAAAAAGTGGTATAATAGCAATCAAAACTAGAAAATAAAACGGAATTGGGAACAGAAGCGTCTGTTCCTATTAGAGTGGTGAAATATGAAAATTAGTAAAAGGCACCTACTAAACTATTCCATTTTGATTCCTTATTTCCTTTTATCGATTTTGGGGCTGATTGTGGTGTACTCGACAACGAGTGCAACCTTGATCGAAGAAGGAAAAAGTGCCTTTCAATTGGTGCGTAACCAGGGGATCTTCTGGATAGCTAGTTTGATTCTGATTGCCTTAATCTATAAATTAAAATTAGGTTTCCTAAGAAATGGGCGTCTCATCTTTATCGTAATGATTGTGGAGATGGTTCTTTTAGCTCTGGCGCGACTGGTCGGAACACCTGTCAATGGAGCATACGGATGGATCTCTGTAGGACCTGTAACGATTCAGCCTGCTGAGTACCTTAAGATTATCATTATCTGGTACCTAGCACATCGATTTTCAAAACAACAAGATGAGATTGCGGTTTATGACTTCCAGGTTTTGACACAGAATCAGTGGCTACCTCGAGCCTTTAACGACTGGCGTTTTGTTCTGCTGGTTCTGATTGGTAGTTTGGGAATTTTCCCAGACTTGGGAAATGCGACCATCTTGGTCTTGGTGGCGCTCATCATGTATACGGTTAGTGGGATCGCCTATCGTTGGTTCTCGACCATTCTGGCTCTCTTGGCAGGGAGCTCAATGTTAGTCTTGTCTGTCATTCGCTTTGTTGGGGTTGAAAAGTTTTCTCAAATTCCTGTATTTGGTTACGTTGCTAAACGTTTTAGTGCCTTCTTTAATCCCTTTAATGACTTGGCGGGTGCAGGGCACCAGCTCGCAAATTCCTACTATGCAATGGTAAATGGTGGCTGGTTTGGACTGGGACTAGGGAATTCTATCGAGAAGCGTGGTTATCTGCCAGAAGCCCATACGGATTTCGTCTTTTCGATTGTCATCGAAGAGTTTGGATTCGTAGGAGCCAGTATGATTTTGGCTTTACTCTTCTTCTTGATTTTGAGAATTATCTTAGTCGGAATTCGAGCTAAAGATCCTTTTAATTCTATGGTTGCTATCGGTGTCGGAGGGATGATACTTGTTCAGGTCTTTGTCAATATCGGTGGGATTTCAGGGTTGATTCCTTCTACAGGGGTAACCTTCCCCTTCCTTTCACAAGGTGGAAATAGTCTCCTAGTCTTATCCGTAGCCATAGCTCTTGTTTTAAACATCGATGCCAGTGAAAAACGTGCCAAACTTATCAGAGAATACGAGAATCAAACCGATGAAAGTCTGTAAGGATTGTATGGAAAGGAAAGTATATGTCTCTTCAAAAATTAGAAAACTATAGTAATAAAGCAGTCGTCCAAGAAGAAGTCTTGATTCTGACTGAGCTATTAGAAGATATCACAAAAAATATGCTGGCGCCAGAAACCTTTGAAAAGATTATCCAGTTGAAGGAATTGTCAACTAGCGAGAATTATCAAGGGCTCAATGATCTAGTGACCAGTCTTTCGAATGAAGAAATGATTTACATTTCACGCTATTTCTCTATCCTTCCACTTTTGATTAATATCTCTGAGGATGTGGATTTGGCCTATGAAATCAATCACCAAAACAATGTGGACCAAGACTATCTAGGGAAACTATCTACAACGATTAAGATGGTAGCTGAAAAAGAAAATGCAGCTGAAATTTTAGAAAAGTTAAATGTCGTTCCTGTCTTAACTGCCCACCCAACGCAAGTCCAACGTAAGAGTATGTTGGATTTGACAAATCACATCCATAATCTTTTGCGTAAGTACCGTGATGTCAAACTAGGTTTGATTAACAAAGAAAAATGGCACACGGATCTCCGTCGTTATATTGAGATTATCATGCAAACGGACATGATTCGTGAGAAGAAATTGAAAGTAACCAACGAAATCACCAACGTGATGGAGTACTACCAAAGTTCTTTCCTGAATGCTGTTCCGCGTTTGACGGCTGAGTATAAGAAACTAGCTAAGGAACAAGGTATCGAACTCCAACATCCAAAACCGATTACCATGGGGATGTGGATTGGAGGGGACCGTGATGGAAATCCTTTCGTAACTGCAGAAACCCTCAACAAATCAGCCTTGACCCAGTGTGAAGTCATCATGAATTACTACGATGAGAAGATTTATAACCTCTATCGTGAATTCTCACTCTCCACCAGTATTGTGGATGTCAGCGACAAGGTTCGTGAGATGGCTCTTAAGTCACAGGATAACTCGATTTATCGCGAAAAAGAACTCTATCGTCGTGCCCTCTTTGACATCCAAGCTAAGATGCAGGCAACCAAGACTTATCTCATTGAAGACAAGGAACTTCAGCCTAGATATGCCACTGCAGATGAATTCTATCAAGATTTGTTGGCGATTCGCGATTCTCTCCTTGAAAATAAAGGGGAATACCTGATTTCAGGAGAATTTGTCGAATTGATGCAAGCTGTTGAAATCTTTGGCTTCTACCTTGCTTCTATCGATATGCGCCAGGATTCTAGTGTTCACGAAGCCTGTGTGGCTGAATTGTTAGCATCAGCTGGTATCAACGACCACTATAGCGACCTTTCTGAAGATGAAAAATGCGCTCTCCTCTTAAAAGAGTTGGAAGAAGACCCTCGTATCCTCTCAGCAACTCATGCTGAAAAGTCAGAACTTCTTGAGAAGGAACTGTCTATCTTTAAAGCTGCGCGCAAGT contains the following coding sequences:
- the ftsW gene encoding cell division peptidoglycan polymerase FtsW, coding for MKISKRHLLNYSILIPYFLLSILGLIVVYSTTSATLIEEGKSAFQLVRNQGIFWIASLILIALIYKLKLGFLRNGRLIFIVMIVEMVLLALARLVGTPVNGAYGWISVGPVTIQPAEYLKIIIIWYLAHRFSKQQDEIAVYDFQVLTQNQWLPRAFNDWRFVLLVLIGSLGIFPDLGNATILVLVALIMYTVSGIAYRWFSTILALLAGSSMLVLSVIRFVGVEKFSQIPVFGYVAKRFSAFFNPFNDLAGAGHQLANSYYAMVNGGWFGLGLGNSIEKRGYLPEAHTDFVFSIVIEEFGFVGASMILALLFFLILRIILVGIRAKDPFNSMVAIGVGGMILVQVFVNIGGISGLIPSTGVTFPFLSQGGNSLLVLSVAIALVLNIDASEKRAKLIREYENQTDESL
- the prsA gene encoding peptidylprolyl isomerase PrsA; translation: MKKKLMAGAITLLSVATLAACSNSSEGKDLISMKGDVITEHQFFEEVKNNPTAQQVLLNMTIQKVFEQQYGSEVTDKDVDDAVAEEQKKYGDSYNSVLQRAGMTPETRKAQIRTSKLVELAVKKAAESELTDEAYQKAFESYTPDVTAQIIRLDNEDKAKEVLEKAKAEGADFAQLAKDNSNDDKTKENGGEITFDSASTELPEQVKKAAFALDVNGVSDVITATGTQAYSSQFYIIKVTKKTEKSSNIEDYKEKLKTIILTQKQNDSAFVQGVIGKELQAANIKVKDQAFQNIFTQYIGGGDSSSSSSSSSN
- the ppc gene encoding phosphoenolpyruvate carboxylase, whose product is MSLQKLENYSNKAVVQEEVLILTELLEDITKNMLAPETFEKIIQLKELSTSENYQGLNDLVTSLSNEEMIYISRYFSILPLLINISEDVDLAYEINHQNNVDQDYLGKLSTTIKMVAEKENAAEILEKLNVVPVLTAHPTQVQRKSMLDLTNHIHNLLRKYRDVKLGLINKEKWHTDLRRYIEIIMQTDMIREKKLKVTNEITNVMEYYQSSFLNAVPRLTAEYKKLAKEQGIELQHPKPITMGMWIGGDRDGNPFVTAETLNKSALTQCEVIMNYYDEKIYNLYREFSLSTSIVDVSDKVREMALKSQDNSIYREKELYRRALFDIQAKMQATKTYLIEDKELQPRYATADEFYQDLLAIRDSLLENKGEYLISGEFVELMQAVEIFGFYLASIDMRQDSSVHEACVAELLASAGINDHYSDLSEDEKCALLLKELEEDPRILSATHAEKSELLEKELSIFKAARKLKDKLGENVIRQTIISHATSVSDMLELAIMLKEVGLVDAQKARVQIVPLFETIEDLDHSEETMRRYFSLPLAKKWIASKDNYQEIMLGYSDSNKDGGYLSSCWTLYKAQQQLTAIGDEFGVKVTFFHGRGGTVGRGGGPTYEAITSQPLKSIKDRIRLTEQGEVIGNKYGNKDAAYYNLEMLVSAAINRMITKKKSDTNTSNRYEAIMDQVVDRSYDIYRDLVFGNEHFYDYFFESSPIKAISSFNIGSRPAARKTITEIGGLRAIPWVFSWSQSRVMFPGWYGVGSSFKEFIDQDPKNIEFLRDMYQNWPFFQSLLSNVDMVLSKSNMNIAFEYAKLCEDEEVQAIFYTILDEWQLTKDVILAIEGYDELLAENSYLKDSLNYRMPYFNILNYIQLELIKRQRRGELSADEERLIHTTINGIATGLRNSG